A genomic stretch from Setaria viridis chromosome 1, Setaria_viridis_v4.0, whole genome shotgun sequence includes:
- the LOC117845842 gene encoding disease resistance protein Pik-2, producing MESAAQSIVSKLGQLVVEELQEIRGVGNKIVLLTDELATMNAVLRMISEADESAIDHLVGEWEKQVRELAYDAEDCADIYRLRVNRPISGKLLPYVLKWPKYQLEKLRLQRNLAADVKALLARTYAVSERRGRYHIDRAALPRSPWFAPVSAASASASARLRRADDDPDHQLVGIREQADTLAQRIKEIHVDDDKRLKVFSIVGFGGLGKTTLAMELCRQLEADFECQALVSVSQAFDGVKDMKGLLARLLPQIAKVKQDGDAGRTHAMNQLNIDQMDVEGLSTKLNELLMNKRYLIVIDDVWSLPAWEAIRIGLPENNCGSRIIVTTRIETVAKAASSVSEDFVHHMKPLEQHASEKLFVKIVFGSVGACPDGLKDTMSKILNKCGGLPLAIVKIASILASYNSVESVLMWIRVSNSIGSQMENHPTLEGMRQLITLSYGYLPHHLKACMLYLSIFPEDYVVAKNRLLYRWIAEGLVAEKRGLTLFDVAEEYLDELISRNMIQLDKLPRSGVYYGYPRTEEACRVHDMMLEVMVSKSQEANFVCLVGRQYGGGLARGLVRRLSVHGNVEDEEERGRPPNNKKKKKKKKAVEQRRRVRHGGIEAMNLQHVRSLGTFQVEKGLGKLLDRLGEFRLLRILDLEGCKSLRNKHMRDVCRLYLVRFLGLRGTLISVIPSEIGDLECLESLDVQETGIDSMPPTVTKLSKLELLRVDRWSLPLGLGNMKALREVDFAVVKVGDVQVAREMGELQRLQFLCIALDNSEGEPNKEEFSHELASSLSKTYALRTLQLSATVQLLDFLLQVSSPPPLLRSLVFNGHISRFPGWISSLQHLAEFSVDSTELAGDELLDSLCELPSLQSLQLRRESCRGPELVATKDKFPALRILDLSSSTCIKQVRFEKGSMAKLETLLLTLYNKNTSIVGIDNLNNLKEVKFCGSIFDPSLKSALQQVHRMNKNRHKSNQIKVVAGYWRH from the exons ATGGAGAGCGCAGCGCAATCCATTGTGAGCAAGCTGGGGcagctggtggtggaggagctccaGGAGATCCGCGGCGTCGGCAACAAGATCGTCCTCCTAACGGACGAGCTGGCCACCATGAACGCCGTGCTCCGCATGATCTCCGAGGCGGACGAGAGCGCCATCGACCACCTTGTCGGGGAGTGGGAGAAGCAGGTGCGGGAGCTCGCCTACGACGCCGAGGACTGCGCCGACATCTACCGCCTCCGCGTCAACCGCCCCATCTCGGGAAAGCTCCTGCCTTACGTTCTCAAATGGCCCAAGTACCAGCTGGAGAAGCTGCGGTTGCAACGcaacctcgccgccgacgtcaAGGCCCTGCTGGCACGTACCTACGCCGTCAGCGAACGCCGAGGCCGTTACCACATCGACCGGGCGGCGTTACCCAGGTCTCCCTGGTTCGCCCCTGTCTCGGCGGCGTCCGCGTCCGCGAGTGCCCGGCTCCGGCGTGCCGACGATGACCCCGATCATCAGCTTGTCGGCATCAGGGAACAGGCCGACACCCTGGCCCAGAGAATCAAGGAGATCCATGTTGACGATGACAAAAGGCTCAAGGTGTTCTCCATCGTGGGGTTCGGAGGGCTGGGGAAGACGACCCTGGCCATGGAGTTGTGCCGGCAGCTGGAAGCGGACTTCGAGTGCCAGGCGCTGGTGTCCGTGTCACAAGCGTTCGATGGCGTCAAGGACATGAAGGGACTGCTCGCCCGACTGCTCCCGCAGATCGCCAAAGTGAAACAAGATGGGGACGCGGGTAGAACCCACGCCATGAACCAACTCAATATTGACCAGATGGATGTGGAAGGCCTGTCCACCAAGCTTAACGAGCTCCTCATGAATAAGAG GTATCTCATTGTGATTGATGATGTATGGAGCCTGCCAGCATGGGAAGCTATCCGCATCGGATTGCCAGAGAATAACTGCGGCAGCAGAATCATTGTGACGACTCGGATAGAGACCGTGGCCAAAGCAGCAAGTAGTGTTTCAGAGGACTTTGTCCATCATATGAAGCCTCTGGAACAACACGCCAGTGAGAAACTGTTCGTCAAGATAGTATTTGGCTCCGTGGGTGcttgtcccgatggattgaaaGACACCATGAGCAAGATTTTGAACAAGTGTGGTGGATTACCATTGGCAATTGTTAAGATCGCCAGCATCCTAGCAAGCTACAATTCGGTTGAGAGTGTATTGATGTGGATAAGAGTTTCCAACTCGATTGGTTCTCAGATGGAGAACCATCCCACCCTTGAGGGGATGAGGCAACTGATTACACTCAGCTACGGGTACCTGCCTCATCATCTAAAGGCTTGTATGCTGTATCTGAGCATTTTCCCTGAGGATTATGTGGTTGCCAAGAACAGGCTGCTGTACAGGTGGATTGCTGAAGGTCTGGTTGCTGAGAAGCGGGGTTTGACTTTGTTTGATGTGGCAGAAGAGTACTTGGACGAGTTGATAAGCAGGAACATGATTCAACTAGACAAGCTGCCGAGGAGTGGGGTGTACTATGGCTATCCGAGAACGGAGGAAGCGTGCCGGGTGCACGATATGATGCTTGAGGTGATGGTGTCGAAATCCCAAGAGGCTAACTTTGTTTGCTTGGTAGGGCGGCAATACGGAGGAGGATTGGCCCGTGGCCTGGTTCGCCGCCTCTCTGTCCATGGCAATGTtgaagacgaggaggagcgtGGTCGTCCTCCCaataacaagaagaagaagaagaagaagaaagctgtGGAGCAGCGTCGTCGTGTGAGGCATGGCGGCATTGAGGCAATGAATCTACAACATGTCCGATCACTGGGTACATTTCAGGTCGAAAAAGGCCTCGGCAAGCTGCTGGATCGGCTAGGCGAGTTCAGATTGTTGAGGATACTTGACCTGGAAGGCTGCAAGTCCCTGCGAAACAAGCATATGAGAGATGTCTGCCGGCTGTACCTTGTCAGGTTCTTGGGCTTGAGGGGTACACTAATCAGTGTGATACCTAGCGAAATTGGCGACCTCGAGTGTTTGGAGAGTCTCGATGTTCAAGAGACTGGGATCGACAGCATGCCGCCAACTGTGACAAAGCTGAGCAAACTTGAGCTCCTGAGGGTGGATAGGTGGTCTCTTCCACTGGGGCTTGGGAACATGAAGGCGCTGCGCGAGGTGGATTTTGCCGTTGTCAAAGTCGGCGACGTTCAGGTTGCCCGAGAGATGGGTGAGCTGCAACGGTTGCAGTTTCTATGTATTGCATTGGACAACAGCGAGGGGGAGCCCAACAAAGAGGAGTTTTCGCACGAGCTTGCCTCCTCCCTGAGCAAGACATACGCCCTCCGAACTCTCCAGCTGTCAGCGACTGTCCAGCTTCTGGACTTTCTCCTCCAGGtctcctcgccgccaccactCCTCCGGAGTCTTGTTttcaatgggcacattagtcGGTTTCCTGGCTGGATCTCATCACTCCAACACCTCGCCGAGTTTTCCGTGGACAGCACCGAGCTTGCTGGCGACGAGCTACTTGATTCCTTGTGTGAGTTGCCCAGCCTGCAGAGCCTCCAACTGAGGCGCGAAAGCTGCCGAGGCCCAGAGCTGGTTGCAACCAAGGACAAGTTTCCAGCGCTGAGGATCCTGGATCTGTCCTCATCAACATGTATTAAACAAGTCAGATTTGAGAAAGGATCAATGGCGAAGCTCGAGACGCTTCTATTGACTCTCTATAATAAGAACACGAGCATTGTCGGCATTGACAACTTGAATAACCTTAAAGAGGTGAAGTTCTGTGGTTCGATATTCGACCCGTCGCTGAAAAGTGCACTGCAGCAGGTCCATCGAATGAACAAGAATCGCCACAAGTCCAACCAGATCAAAGTTGTAGCGGGATACTGGAGACACTAG
- the LOC117861819 gene encoding uncharacterized protein, translated as MPSPSLLLRAPPPSPRIASPRRRCSASPSPPPSLRPTRAPLRLHPLRLPPAGRRAPRATSRVVEAGDADGLIPIARCYEGRLARLEVTGAARREQAVAAAAAADGGAAAEAHLAAGAEAMVVEAFLPGPDGGGTSASSTRVVLQAKEVKDKASKIKKQFGSEFFSENEPDSETILAMAFKQVVMQQLSNFRLEVFSPGSERDVQDLGKSRKVSVDFNVISSDEKLLASLAEAIFSCAIEDASNNHIGGTGSLFQKRQFNCSIDSSVCIHKISEAEIVRNAKRCLEYFSLTKSPQNMHKTKNGWWPLPNYESLVKIGGPEFVLWANEYIPIYKLQINAKAFENTNLEGRHKLESNRWEVLLTHSQLAELGNIIDMYFEDQFTLPGKTFHPHWNPDPSKIKKNNGYLNNLFTFLAGSCIILFVAIFAQLCWPRSLRDKRLFKGSSNVSSSQSCGSDINSLDSSEIQAYCTSLIKKMKDSYGCPGDVIIDARIGAWVGELPDCFKGINSQDSTASGNVQHPDTFSQENQSQLVPTNSKMSDLEQNDRTQETLQNIASFQVVMSEEGKVVGFQPTNRPAVNHWSTNPLATLLYQGRTLSPGILEPKLKISRPAKAVPIELLMSVNQDSFFALARPIQDL; from the exons ATGCCGTCCCCGTCTCTCCTGCTCcgcgcccctcctccctccccgcgcATCGCCTCCCCCCGCCGCCGATGCTCTGCCTCCCCCTCCCCACCCCCTTCCCTCAGACCGACCCGCGCCCCCCTTCGCCTCCACCCTCTGCGCCTGCCCCCCGcgggccgccgcgcgcctcgcgCCACCTCCCGCGTCGTGGAGGCGGGCGACGCCGACGGCCTCATCCCGATCGCGCGCTGCTACGAGGGCCGCCTCGCGCGCCTCGAGGtcaccggcgcggcgcggcgggagcAGGCGGtcgctgccgcggccgcggcggatgGAGGGGCCGCGGCTGAGgcgcacctcgccgccggcgccgaggccaTGGTAGTCGAGGCGTTCCTCCCCGGGCCCGATGGGGGCGGGACGAGCGCATCGTCCACACGAGTG GTTTTGCAAGCCAAGGAAGTTAAAGACAAGGCCAGTAAGATAAAGAAACAATTCGGATCTGAGTTTTTCTCTGAAAATGAACCCGATTCAGAGACTATATTGGCTATGGCATTTAAGCAAGTTGTAATGCAACAGCTTTCAAACTTTCGGCTCGAGGTCTTCTCTCCAGGTTCAGAGAGAGATGTACAAGATTTAGGCAAATCACGAAAG GTATCTGTGGATTTTAATGTCATCTCATCAGATGAAAAACTTCTGGCTTCTCTTGCTGAAGCCATTTTCTCCTGTGCCATCGAGGATGCCAGCAACAATCACATCGGGGGCACTGGCAGTTTGTTTCAGAAGCGACAGTTCAACTGCTCAATCGACTCCTCTGTTTGTATACACAAAATTTCTGAGGCAGAAATAGTGAGAAATGCTAAGAGATGCCTGGAGTATTTTAGTCTAACGAAATCTCCTCAGAATATGCACAAAACAAAGAATGGATGGTGGCCATTGCCAAATTATGAAAGTTTGGTGAAAATCGGGGGTCCTGAGTTTGTCCTTTGGGCTAATGAGTACATTCCTATCTACAAACTGCAAATAAATGCCAAAGCATTTGAGAATACTAATCTTGAAGGCCGTCATAAGTTAGAAAGTAATAGGTGGGAAGTTCTTTTAACCCACTCCCAACTG GCGGAACTAGGGAACATTATAGACATGTACTTTGAAGACCAATTCACATTACCAGGCAAAACTTTCCATCCTCACTGGAATCCAGATCCATCAAAGATTAAAAAGAACAAT GGCTATTTGAACAACCTTTTTACTTTCTTGGCTGGTAGCTGTATTATTCTTTTTGTCGCCATCTTTGCTCAGTTATGCTGGCCTCGATCTCTTAGGGACAAAAGACTATTCAAGGGAAGTTCAAATGTCTCATCATCTCAGAGCTGCGGTTCTGATATCAACTCTCTCGATAGCAGTGAG ATACAAGCTTATTGCACATCTCTTATTAAGAAAATGAAAGACTCGTATGGCTGCCCTGGTGATGTAATCATTGATGCACGTATTGGAGCATGGGTTGGAGAACTACCTGACTGCTTCAAGGGAATCAATAGCCAGGATAGCACTGCTTCTGGCAATGTTCAGCATCCTGACACTTTTAGCCAAGAAAATCAATCCCAGTTGGTGCCAACTAATAGTAAGATGTCTGATTTGGAACAAAATGATAGAACTCAGGAAACTCTGCAGAATATTGCTAGTTTTCAG GTGGTCATGTCAGAAGAAGGTAAAGTAGTGGGATTTCAGCCAACTAACCGCCCAGCTGTGAACCATTGGTCAACAAACCCACTTGCTACACTTCTGTATCAAGGGCGAACGCTTTCTCCAG GTATTCTGGAACCAAAGCTTAAAATTTCTCGTCCAGCTAAGGCTGTCCCAATTGAATTGTTGATGTCGGTAAATCAAGATTCCTTTTTTGCTTTGGCAAGGCCCATTCAAGACCTATAG
- the LOC117836691 gene encoding uncharacterized protein, whose product MEADDEAPCAYCSTQRALLHCAQHSTRLCLPCDLGVHAAAPAHERAPLCDACHAAPAAALCGDHQASLCAPCARAAGCDADRHATRPARAYTGVPDVAELARILSGDTTPPPPPPPALPEPDTWVPDLINIELLPDLPSTSSWRDGSLIETGGSSEGQMALPTGDGDELFMQQDWPNLGDAGLDDFNFIAQDSNLTNSFNSMGHREGALEIRIRICWYLNTSVRYCRPQASPPPLGYDHPLIASCSEPIIASTDAVLESLASNNAAYHQQFSSVPTASSSNNNAGSSSELHPRGNTFYVSGGMPMLPRRDELPSRHLGLEVKPISRSPTTTSVVYQYHQDAAALQASSAMAAEQPLSQGMEARTKQQEKRQEAKQRYKDKKKNRRFGKQIMYVSRKVRADTRNRVKGRFAKASSSSCHGGDDQSAQHGDDQPTNS is encoded by the exons ATGGAggccgacgacgaggccccCTGCGCCTACTGCTCCACGCAGCGCGCGCTCCTCCACTGCGCCCAGCACAGCACGCGCCTCTGCCTGCCCTGCGACCTCGGCgtgcacgccgccgcgccggcccacgAGCGCGCCCCGCTCTGCGACGCCTGccacgccgcgcccgccgccgcgctctgcgGCGACCACCAGGCCTCGCTCTGcgcgccgtgcgcgcgcgccgccgggtgCGACGCCGACCGCCACGCCACGCGCCCGGCGCGCGCTTACACCGGGGTCCCGGACGTTGCGGAGCTCGCGCGCATCCTATCCGGTGacaccaccccgccgccgccgccgccgccggcgctcccgGAGCCTGACACTTGGGTCCCCGACCTAATCAACATAGAACTGCTGCCGGACTTGCCGAGCACGAGCTCTTGGCGCGATG GTAGTCTCATCGAAACCGGAGGCAGCTCTGAAGGTCAGATGGCCTTACCGACCGGTGATGGCGACGAGCTCTTCATGCAACAAGACTGGCCCAACCTCGGCGATGCAGGGCTGGACGACTTCAACTTCATCGCACAAGATTCCAACTTGACCAACTCCTTCAATTCGATGGGTCACAGAGAAGGCGCTCTCGAG ATTCGCATTCGCATTTGCTGGTACCTTAATACATCTGTTCGGTACTGTCGGCCACAGGCATCGCCGCCACCGTTGGGTTATGATCACCCGTTAATCGCATCATGTTCGGAACCGATTATTGCGTCGACTGATGCTGTTCTGGAATCCTTGGCCAGTAACAATGCAGCTTATCATCAGCAGTTCAGTTCAGTGCCCACTGCAAGCTCGAGCAACAACAATGCGGGCAGCTCCTCCGAGCTTCATCCTCGTGGCAACACCTTCTACGTCAGCGGCGGCATGCCCATGTTGCCACGGCGGGACGAGCTCCCAAGCAGGCACTTGGGCTTGGAGGTGAAGCCGATAAGCCGCagcccgacgacgacgagcgtcGTCTACCAATATCATCAGGATGCGGCGGCTCTGCAGGCGTCAtcggcaatggcggcggagcAACCATTGAGCCAAGGCATGGAAGCAAGGACGAAGCAACAGGAGAAGAGGCAGGAGGCTAAGCAGAGATACaaggacaagaagaagaacaggag GTTTGGCAAGCAGATCATGTACGTGTCCCGGAAGGTACGAGCAGATACACGAAACCGAGTGAAAGGCAGGTTTGCAAAGGCGTCCAGCAGCAGTTGTCATGGCGGCGACGATCAGTCTGCACAGCATGGCGATGATCAGCCTACAAATTCCTAG